Part of the Natrialbaceae archaeon AArc-T1-2 genome, GAAGACCGGCTCCCTGTTTCGGGCGGCGGCCGAGCTCGGGGCCATCGCCGCCGACGCCGATCCCCTCACCGTCGAAACGCTCGGCGAGTACGCCGAACGCGTCGGGGTCGCCTTCCAGATCCGCGACGACGTCCTCGACGCGGTCGCCGATCCGGCAGCGCTCGGCAAACCGACCGGCCACGACGCGGCGATGGATCGCCCGTCCGTGGTGCAGGTGACCGACCTCTCGCCCGACGAGGCAAACGGCCGCGCCAGAGCGGAAGCGGACTGTGCCATCGACGCCTTGGAGCGAGTCGACGTCACCGACGAGACGGCCCGGAGCTACCTCGTCGAGCTCGCCGAATTTGTCGTCGAACGAGAGCGCTGAACCGATGCGATAAAGAGCTATGCACTCTCTGCCTGTCTCGAGCCCTCCGAAAAGTGTGACTCGGCGACGGCGAAAGCGAGCGTGCTGACGATCCCCAGCAACGTTCCGCCGGTCAGCGCGGTCGCCAGATACGCAAGCGAGACCTCGTCGAGGAAGAACGCACTCACCGCGTGAAGCACGACCGCCATCGCGACGACGTAAAAGGGCGCGTTGAGATAGCGCCACTCGAGCGTGCCGGCGATGTACTCGTCGGTGATCTGACCGAGGCTCGTGGTGACGCCGGCAGCGGCGAACCACTGTATCGAGCCGTAGACGAGCGCGGCGAGTACGCGTGGAATGCCGAGTTCGTCGCCCGCTGTCTCCTGGTGGGCCTCGAGGGTGTTCACGCCGCTTACCCCGCCGAGAACGAGCAAGGCGGCGGCGACGACGTAGGCGATCAGTGTCATGCGACCGGCATACAGCGAGCGGCGGGCGCGCTCGGCAGCGGCGTCGAGACGATCGCCGAGTCCGAGTCCCCGAGAGATGAGATAGAGCCCGAGCAACGCGGAGGTCGTCCCGAGAACGAGTCCGGGGAGATCGAGCAACGTCCCGATCAGCGCGAGCGGATAGATGAGGAGAACGATTCCGAGCGGGATGAGTACCGTCCCCCTGGTCTCGGGGTCGTCGAGCACCTGCTTGAACGTGTAGTACATCGACTCTAAGTCCTGGGCCTGCCGGACGACGACGCGTCTGACGCCGTCGATCGGGACCCGCGAGCGGATGACCGGGATGACGGATTCGTCCTGTGCGCCGTCGGTGACCACGAGCGCGGTGACGTCCTCGCCGGTCGTAAGCGTCGCGAGGACGGTGTCGACCTCGTCGCCGACCTC contains:
- a CDS encoding DUF373 family protein, producing the protein MLLVLCVDLDDDLGRKTGFSTPVVGRETVEDAAAALATADPEDSDVNVIFQGIHIYDDLAARDESVEVAVVTGNEDGDVSANREVGDEVDTVLATLTTGEDVTALVVTDGAQDESVIPVIRSRVPIDGVRRVVVRQAQDLESMYYTFKQVLDDPETRGTVLIPLGIVLLIYPLALIGTLLDLPGLVLGTTSALLGLYLISRGLGLGDRLDAAAERARRSLYAGRMTLIAYVVAAALLVLGGVSGVNTLEAHQETAGDELGIPRVLAALVYGSIQWFAAAGVTTSLGQITDEYIAGTLEWRYLNAPFYVVAMAVVLHAVSAFFLDEVSLAYLATALTGGTLLGIVSTLAFAVAESHFSEGSRQAESA